One window of Solwaraspora sp. WMMA2056 genomic DNA carries:
- a CDS encoding DEAD/DEAH box helicase — protein sequence MTDFTDIPTDDEPAKRPPVRPDSPTFAQLGARPETVAALAEVGIVHTFAIQEYALPIALRGTDLIGQAPTGTGKTLGFGVPLVDRVFAPGEGADGVPQALVVVPTRELGLQVAKDLAAAGSTRGVRVLPIYGGVAYETQIETLKAGVEILVGTPGRLMDLAKQKKLRLDRIRALVLDEADRMLDLGFLDDVERILAMLPEDRQTMLFSATMPDPIVALSRRFLRQPVTIHAGHATIAGTAPLTRQVVYRTHPMNKIEIVARILQAEERGLTMIFTRTKRAADRVSEDLDFRGFAVAAVHGDLGQGARERALRAFRTGKIDILVATDVAARGLDVSGVTHVINYDCPEDQDTYTHRIGRTGRAGATGVAVTFVDWEDTTRWRIIDKTLGLDMPEPPETYHTSDHLYADLDISREVSGTLPSAERTRAGLGAEVEEDLGGRSPGGRRRGDSSARSDRGPRGEGRSRRGSGDRSRSSDRSGDRSRAGGRSRTGAADGDTDLTAGTPTDASEDAGGTRARRPRRRRRAGQLVDGGTDTAGSTAAAVPAARTATDTQVTADQHLTGAADTGGAAPRRRRRRTRSGSAQAGGGSASQDSGGSEN from the coding sequence ATGACTGACTTCACCGATATCCCCACCGACGACGAGCCGGCGAAACGTCCTCCGGTCCGCCCGGACAGCCCCACCTTCGCCCAGCTGGGCGCGCGGCCGGAAACGGTCGCCGCGCTGGCCGAGGTCGGGATCGTGCACACCTTCGCGATCCAGGAGTACGCGCTGCCGATCGCGCTGCGCGGCACCGACCTGATCGGGCAGGCACCCACCGGCACCGGCAAGACCCTCGGCTTCGGCGTACCGCTTGTCGACCGGGTCTTCGCCCCCGGCGAGGGCGCCGACGGCGTACCGCAGGCCCTGGTCGTCGTCCCCACCCGCGAACTCGGCCTGCAGGTCGCCAAGGACCTCGCCGCCGCCGGCAGTACGCGCGGCGTCCGGGTCCTGCCGATCTACGGCGGCGTCGCCTACGAGACGCAGATCGAGACGCTCAAGGCCGGCGTCGAGATCCTCGTCGGCACCCCGGGCCGGCTGATGGACCTGGCCAAGCAGAAGAAGCTGCGGCTGGACCGGATCCGGGCCCTGGTGCTCGACGAGGCCGACCGGATGCTCGACCTGGGCTTCCTCGACGACGTCGAGCGGATCCTGGCGATGCTGCCCGAGGACCGGCAGACGATGCTCTTCTCGGCCACCATGCCGGACCCGATCGTCGCGCTGTCCCGGCGCTTCCTGCGCCAGCCGGTGACGATCCACGCCGGGCACGCCACGATCGCCGGTACGGCACCGCTGACCCGCCAGGTGGTCTACCGCACCCACCCGATGAACAAGATCGAGATCGTCGCCCGGATCCTGCAGGCCGAGGAGCGTGGCCTGACGATGATCTTCACCCGGACCAAGCGGGCCGCCGACCGGGTCAGCGAGGACCTCGACTTCCGTGGCTTCGCGGTCGCCGCCGTACACGGTGACCTCGGCCAGGGAGCCCGGGAACGGGCGCTGCGCGCCTTCCGTACCGGCAAGATCGACATCCTGGTGGCGACCGACGTCGCCGCCCGCGGCCTGGACGTCTCCGGCGTCACCCACGTGATCAACTACGACTGCCCGGAAGACCAGGACACCTACACCCACCGGATCGGGCGGACCGGCCGCGCCGGCGCCACCGGAGTGGCGGTCACCTTCGTCGACTGGGAGGACACCACCCGCTGGCGGATCATCGACAAGACCCTCGGGCTGGACATGCCCGAACCGCCGGAGACGTACCACACCTCCGACCACCTCTACGCCGACCTCGACATCTCCCGGGAGGTCTCCGGCACGCTGCCCAGCGCCGAACGGACCCGCGCGGGGCTCGGTGCCGAAGTCGAAGAGGACCTCGGCGGCCGCTCTCCCGGTGGCCGGCGACGCGGCGACTCCAGCGCCCGGTCCGACCGGGGCCCGCGCGGCGAAGGCCGCTCCCGGCGCGGCTCCGGCGACCGGTCCCGCTCCAGCGACCGTTCCGGTGACCGGTCCCGGGCCGGTGGCCGGTCACGCACCGGCGCAGCCGACGGCGACACCGACCTGACCGCCGGTACGCCGACCGACGCCAGCGAGGACGCCGGCGGCACCCGCGCGCGGCGGCCCCGCCGCCGTCGCCGCGCCGGTCAGCTCGTCGACGGTGGCACCGACACCGCCGGCAGCACCGCCGCAGCCGTCCCGGCCGCCCGTACCGCCACCGACACCCAGGTCACGGCCGACCAACACCTCACCGGCGCGGCCGACACCGGCGGCGCCGCGCCGCGCCGACGTCGCCGGCGTACCCGCAGCGGCAGCGCCCAGGCCGGCGGCGGCAGCGCCAGCCAGGACAGCGGCGGCAGCGAGAACTGA
- a CDS encoding DUF3107 domain-containing protein, which translates to MEVKIGVQYAPRELVLESSQSPAEIEQIVTQAIATEGTLSLTDERGRRVIVPVAKIAYVEIAEAAPRSVGFTVR; encoded by the coding sequence GTGGAGGTCAAGATCGGCGTGCAGTACGCGCCGCGTGAGCTCGTTCTGGAGAGTTCCCAGTCTCCGGCGGAGATCGAGCAGATCGTGACCCAGGCAATCGCGACCGAGGGGACTCTGTCACTGACCGACGAGCGTGGCCGACGGGTCATCGTTCCGGTGGCCAAGATCGCCTACGTCGAGATCGCCGAGGCCGCACCCCGATCGGTCGGCTTCACCGTACGTTGA
- a CDS encoding TetR/AcrR family transcriptional regulator: MTAASSGAQTAGRPARMPRSARRKQLLAAAQEVFVAQGYHAAAMDDIAERAGVSKPVLYQHFPGKLELYLALLDTHCDSIIAKVAAAMAATSDNKERVSGAVQAYFDFVDEESGAFRLVFDSDLRNEPAVRARVERVERECIAAITDTIISDTGVSRSRAELLASGLVGAAETAAQFWLAGGRQVPKGEAESLLAALSWRGIAGFPLQGEAS, from the coding sequence ATGACCGCTGCGTCGAGCGGCGCACAGACGGCCGGCCGGCCGGCGAGGATGCCGCGCTCCGCACGCCGTAAGCAACTGCTCGCCGCCGCACAGGAGGTGTTTGTAGCACAGGGTTACCACGCGGCGGCGATGGATGACATCGCGGAGCGTGCCGGGGTGTCCAAGCCAGTGCTGTACCAACATTTTCCGGGCAAATTGGAGTTGTATCTGGCGCTTCTCGACACGCACTGCGACTCGATCATCGCCAAAGTCGCGGCGGCGATGGCCGCCACCAGTGACAACAAGGAACGGGTCAGCGGCGCGGTCCAGGCGTACTTCGACTTCGTCGACGAGGAGAGCGGCGCGTTCCGGCTGGTCTTCGATTCCGACCTGCGCAACGAGCCGGCCGTACGGGCCCGGGTCGAACGGGTCGAGCGGGAGTGCATCGCCGCCATCACCGACACCATCATCTCCGACACCGGGGTGAGCCGGTCCCGCGCCGAGCTGCTCGCCTCCGGACTGGTCGGGGCGGCGGAGACCGCCGCCCAGTTCTGGCTCGCCGGTGGCCGGCAGGTACCCAAGGGCGAGGCGGAGTCGTTGCTCGCCGCGCTGTCCTGGCGTGGGATCGCCGGATTTCCACTACAGGGCGAGGCATCCTGA
- a CDS encoding DUF3152 domain-containing protein, which translates to MSASDARRARRPGHRRAARFQPARSRAARSRTGRPRSRWQRLRWPVLTAALVAAIGLGVIGVALPRVGGWDVLAAPVGVGRSTAVPPGSQSPTPAPSAAPTSAAPPPTTAPPPPVLQVPGAVPSVGTGDFAFGATQGDIAGRSGTLRRYRVAVEVGADEDVEAFGEIVDRTLADPGSWTGGGQWRLQRVPDRAGHDFTVYLATAQTAYRMCQAGWVDIRIDGVPYTSCRAQGKVIINLDRWRRSVDHYVQAQVPLDVYRTYVLNHEVGHELGHGHERCPGDGEPAPVMMQQTLFLNGCVANPWPFLAGERYAGPPL; encoded by the coding sequence ATGTCCGCCAGTGATGCCCGTCGCGCCCGTCGTCCCGGCCACCGCCGGGCCGCGCGCTTCCAGCCCGCGCGGTCGCGGGCTGCGCGCTCCCGGACCGGCCGGCCCCGGTCGCGGTGGCAGCGGCTGCGCTGGCCGGTGCTGACGGCGGCGCTGGTCGCCGCGATCGGGTTGGGCGTGATCGGGGTCGCGCTGCCCCGGGTCGGCGGCTGGGACGTGCTGGCCGCACCGGTGGGTGTCGGGCGGTCGACCGCCGTACCGCCGGGGTCGCAGTCGCCGACCCCGGCGCCGAGTGCCGCACCGACGAGCGCCGCCCCGCCGCCGACGACGGCGCCCCCGCCGCCGGTGTTGCAGGTGCCGGGTGCGGTGCCGTCGGTCGGCACCGGCGACTTCGCCTTCGGTGCCACCCAGGGCGACATCGCCGGCCGGTCCGGCACGCTGCGTCGCTACCGGGTGGCGGTGGAGGTCGGCGCGGACGAGGACGTCGAGGCGTTCGGCGAGATCGTCGACCGGACGTTGGCCGACCCGGGCAGCTGGACCGGCGGCGGCCAGTGGCGGTTGCAGCGGGTCCCGGACCGGGCCGGGCACGACTTCACCGTCTACCTGGCGACGGCGCAGACGGCGTACCGGATGTGCCAGGCGGGCTGGGTGGACATCCGCATCGACGGGGTGCCGTACACGTCCTGCCGCGCGCAGGGCAAGGTGATCATCAATCTGGACCGGTGGCGGCGGTCGGTCGACCACTACGTGCAGGCGCAGGTACCGCTGGACGTCTACCGGACGTACGTGCTCAACCACGAGGTCGGGCACGAGCTCGGGCACGGTCACGAGCGCTGCCCGGGTGACGGCGAGCCGGCACCGGTGATGATGCAGCAGACGCTGTTCCTCAACGGATGTGTGGCCAACCCGTGGCCGTTCCTGGCCGGGGAGCGGTACGCCGGTCCGCCGCTTTAG
- a CDS encoding DUF3152 domain-containing protein, with amino-acid sequence MRKIQSTANIRTSASASGRRSVRDDGRRSAPDPARRRELHGRRRRVGVLALVTVAATLIGVDLLHAGADAEGRLPAAVREPGPGGAADADAPDSGSPDGAAALPPVIAPAPNGTPDPDATGGADAPDAPDARGGPQAPPASYPQAGTGTFGYLTGSGPVLGWAGELRRFRIAVEDGIGQRADEFAGIVDATLGDQRSWVASRQFRLQRVSRADAAEFTIYLASPATSEQMCALGGLSTEQYTSCRLPGQVIINVARWLEAVPHFDAPLAEYRAYAINHEVGHQFGMFHEVCPAPGRPAPVMQQQTYGMQGCVANGWPYLDGKRYTGPPMV; translated from the coding sequence GTGCGCAAGATCCAGTCAACTGCGAACATCCGGACGTCGGCCTCCGCCAGCGGTCGACGGTCGGTCCGCGACGATGGTCGACGGTCGGCCCCCGACCCGGCGCGTCGCCGTGAGCTGCACGGCCGCCGCCGACGGGTCGGCGTACTCGCGTTGGTCACGGTCGCGGCGACGCTGATCGGGGTCGACCTGCTGCACGCCGGTGCCGACGCCGAGGGCCGACTACCGGCCGCCGTCCGCGAGCCCGGCCCCGGCGGCGCTGCCGACGCCGACGCCCCGGACAGCGGCAGCCCCGACGGCGCCGCCGCGCTGCCACCGGTGATCGCACCCGCCCCGAACGGCACCCCCGACCCCGACGCAACCGGCGGCGCCGACGCGCCCGACGCGCCCGACGCGCGCGGCGGGCCGCAGGCACCGCCGGCCAGCTACCCACAGGCCGGGACCGGCACCTTCGGCTACCTCACCGGCTCCGGGCCGGTGCTGGGCTGGGCCGGTGAACTGCGCCGGTTCCGCATCGCCGTCGAGGACGGCATCGGCCAGCGGGCCGACGAGTTCGCCGGGATCGTCGACGCCACCCTCGGCGACCAGCGCAGCTGGGTCGCCTCCCGGCAGTTCCGGCTGCAGCGGGTCTCCCGCGCCGACGCCGCCGAGTTCACCATCTACCTCGCCTCGCCGGCCACCTCCGAGCAGATGTGCGCACTCGGCGGCCTGTCGACCGAGCAGTACACCTCCTGCCGACTCCCCGGCCAGGTGATCATCAACGTGGCCCGGTGGCTGGAGGCCGTACCGCACTTCGACGCCCCGCTCGCCGAGTACCGGGCCTACGCGATCAACCACGAGGTCGGGCACCAGTTCGGCATGTTCCACGAGGTCTGCCCGGCACCCGGGCGGCCCGCCCCGGTCATGCAGCAGCAGACGTACGGGATGCAGGGCTGCGTCGCCAACGGCTGGCCGTACCTCGACGGCAAGCGGTACACCGGGCCACCGATGGTCTGA
- the moeZ gene encoding adenylyltransferase/sulfurtransferase MoeZ produces the protein MSLPPLVEPAAELTVDEIRRYSRHLIIPDVGVDGQKRLKNAKVLCVGAGGLGSPALMYLAAAGVGTLGIIDFDTVDESNLQRQVIHGQSDIGRPKAESAAASVREINPYVDVRIHNVTLDNDNVFDIFGQYDLILDGTDNFATRYLVNDACVLLGKPYVWGSIYRFDGQVSVFWDQHGPNYRDLYPEPPPPGMVPSCAEGGVLGVLCASIGSVMVTEAIKLITGIGEPLLGRLMVYDALEMSYRVIKIRKDPNGEPITGLIDYDDFCGAVSAEAEEAAVDSTITPRELKEWQDAGKDFFLVDVREPAEYEIVKIPGSTLIPKGEFLTGEALAKLPQGRQIVLHCKSGVRSAEALAAVKAAGFADAVHLQGGVVSWVKQIDPSLPSY, from the coding sequence GTGTCGTTGCCCCCGCTCGTCGAACCCGCCGCCGAGCTGACCGTCGATGAGATCCGCCGCTACTCGCGGCACCTCATCATCCCGGACGTCGGCGTCGACGGCCAGAAACGCCTCAAGAACGCCAAGGTCCTCTGCGTCGGCGCGGGTGGCCTCGGCTCGCCGGCGCTGATGTACCTGGCCGCCGCCGGCGTCGGCACGCTGGGCATCATCGACTTCGACACCGTCGACGAGTCGAACCTGCAGCGTCAGGTCATCCACGGCCAGTCCGACATCGGCCGGCCCAAGGCCGAGTCCGCCGCCGCGTCGGTCCGGGAGATCAACCCGTACGTCGACGTACGGATCCACAACGTGACCCTGGACAACGACAACGTCTTCGACATCTTCGGCCAGTACGACCTGATCCTCGACGGCACCGACAACTTCGCCACCCGTTACCTGGTCAACGACGCCTGCGTGCTGCTCGGCAAGCCGTACGTGTGGGGCTCGATCTACCGGTTCGACGGCCAGGTCAGTGTCTTCTGGGACCAGCACGGCCCGAACTACCGGGACCTCTACCCGGAGCCGCCGCCGCCCGGCATGGTGCCGTCCTGCGCCGAAGGTGGCGTGCTCGGCGTGCTCTGCGCCTCGATCGGGTCGGTCATGGTGACCGAGGCGATCAAGCTGATCACCGGCATCGGCGAGCCGCTGCTCGGCCGGCTGATGGTCTACGACGCCCTGGAGATGTCCTACCGGGTCATCAAGATCCGCAAGGACCCGAACGGCGAGCCGATCACCGGCCTGATCGACTACGACGACTTCTGCGGCGCGGTCTCCGCCGAGGCCGAGGAGGCGGCCGTCGACTCGACGATCACCCCCCGCGAGCTGAAGGAGTGGCAGGACGCCGGCAAGGACTTCTTCCTGGTCGACGTCCGGGAGCCCGCCGAGTACGAGATCGTGAAGATCCCCGGCTCGACGCTGATCCCCAAGGGTGAGTTCCTCACCGGGGAGGCCCTGGCGAAGCTGCCGCAGGGCCGGCAGATCGTGCTGCACTGCAAGTCCGGCGTACGGTCGGCCGAAGCCCTCGCCGCGGTCAAGGCCGCCGGGTTCGCCGACGCCGTCCACCTGCAGGGCGGCGTGGTCTCCTGGGTCAAGCAGATCGACCCGTCGTTGCCCAGCTACTGA
- a CDS encoding prenyltransferase/squalene oxidase repeat-containing protein produces the protein MDAAIGFVVAHGDTVDRARLSWLRTGAAPQPDVLTSAEIGQASDGGWPAFWAGDVASVDATCFRLAELDDLGALHRPPARKALDWLVSRQRDDGSWEEDESLAAEAPEWARPGDPEATYYLTANAGYWLSVADDPAYRDAAQRAAGYLAAQMRPDGTWPSYLLAGWLAAATLYRQTMFYESARMQVVLNDRLATMTPGDVAQLAAALRRAGLADDDWLLVNARRRLAATQRSDGGWDSDSGDAFEVHAALAAIRACR, from the coding sequence ATGGATGCCGCCATCGGGTTCGTCGTGGCGCACGGGGACACCGTCGATCGGGCCCGGCTGTCGTGGCTGCGTACCGGTGCCGCCCCGCAGCCGGATGTGCTCACCAGCGCCGAGATCGGGCAGGCCTCAGACGGGGGCTGGCCCGCCTTCTGGGCCGGTGACGTCGCCTCGGTCGACGCCACCTGCTTCCGCCTCGCCGAGCTGGACGACCTCGGCGCGCTGCACCGGCCACCGGCCCGCAAGGCCCTCGACTGGCTGGTCAGCCGGCAACGCGACGACGGCAGCTGGGAAGAGGACGAGTCACTGGCCGCCGAGGCACCCGAATGGGCCCGCCCCGGCGACCCGGAAGCCACCTACTACCTGACCGCCAACGCCGGCTACTGGCTCAGCGTCGCCGACGACCCCGCCTATCGGGACGCCGCGCAGCGCGCCGCCGGCTACCTGGCCGCCCAGATGCGCCCGGACGGCACCTGGCCGTCGTACCTGCTGGCCGGCTGGCTGGCCGCCGCCACCCTCTACCGGCAGACCATGTTCTACGAGTCGGCCCGGATGCAGGTGGTGCTCAACGACCGGCTCGCCACCATGACCCCCGGCGACGTCGCCCAGCTCGCCGCCGCCCTGCGCCGCGCCGGCCTCGCCGACGACGACTGGCTGCTGGTCAACGCCCGCCGCCGGCTGGCGGCCACCCAACGCAGCGACGGCGGCTGGGACAGCGACTCCGGCGACGCCTTCGAGGTGCACGCCGCCCTGGCCGCCATCCGCGCCTGCCGCTGA
- a CDS encoding dihydrofolate reductase family protein, translating into MGKVVMNASVSVDGFIAAENDDPGPIFEWLVSGDVPLDDGGVLKVSQASFDYVRPYWDEVGVTIAGRRSFDITDGWDGTPPSGIDHVVVVSHRGAPEGWDLQAPFHFVDGIEAAVARARELAGDRTVEFAAGDVGGQALAAGWVDEVRMDVAPVVLGSGKRYFGSVDAQHLLEGPDVVVQGNRVLHLRYRVRR; encoded by the coding sequence ATGGGGAAAGTGGTCATGAACGCGTCGGTTTCGGTCGATGGTTTCATCGCGGCTGAGAACGACGATCCCGGTCCGATCTTCGAGTGGCTGGTCAGCGGTGACGTGCCGTTGGACGACGGTGGCGTTCTGAAGGTGTCGCAGGCTTCGTTCGACTACGTCCGGCCGTACTGGGACGAGGTCGGGGTGACCATCGCCGGTCGTCGCTCCTTCGACATCACCGACGGCTGGGATGGGACGCCTCCGAGTGGGATCGACCATGTGGTCGTGGTGAGTCACCGTGGTGCGCCCGAGGGCTGGGACCTCCAGGCGCCGTTCCATTTTGTCGACGGCATCGAGGCGGCCGTAGCCAGGGCGCGGGAGCTTGCGGGTGACCGCACTGTCGAGTTCGCTGCCGGCGACGTCGGCGGCCAGGCGCTCGCCGCAGGTTGGGTCGACGAGGTACGCATGGACGTCGCACCCGTGGTGCTTGGGTCCGGTAAGCGTTACTTCGGCTCCGTCGACGCGCAGCACCTGCTGGAAGGCCCAGACGTAGTTGTTCAGGGCAACCGGGTGCTTCACCTGCGCTATCGGGTGCGCCGCTGA
- a CDS encoding helix-turn-helix domain-containing protein — MEYVARVPGPPLDGLIVDLYYLEGAPPYSRLMLPAAPAPLLIVNLGAPFLIRAGTDVDAVEYADGCAVATPTRAWEFSYPTPTRSVGVHFRPWGLAPFLPVPAAELCDRPATVGQIWGQPAIAELRHRLTLADAPHEMLMLLEEELVRRLRVIDGLELVRQMSSAVAAAGGTVPISDIGVAARASSTYLAKRFKAVVGVTPKRLARSYRFSSTVLALDVAAPIDWGNVAAGAGYFDQAHFVREFREFTGLTPTRYAEVRRRFLRDHPDHVLAGWPLPAD; from the coding sequence GTGGAGTATGTGGCCAGGGTGCCCGGTCCGCCGTTGGACGGGCTGATCGTCGACCTCTATTACCTGGAGGGCGCTCCGCCGTACTCCCGGTTGATGCTGCCGGCGGCGCCCGCGCCACTGCTCATCGTCAACCTCGGGGCGCCGTTTCTCATCCGCGCCGGCACCGACGTAGACGCCGTGGAGTACGCCGACGGCTGCGCGGTCGCCACGCCCACGCGTGCGTGGGAGTTCAGCTACCCAACCCCGACCCGGTCCGTGGGCGTCCACTTCAGGCCGTGGGGCCTGGCACCGTTCCTTCCGGTGCCCGCGGCCGAGTTGTGCGACCGACCTGCGACGGTAGGGCAGATCTGGGGCCAGCCCGCCATCGCTGAATTGCGACACCGGCTGACCTTGGCGGACGCACCGCACGAAATGCTGATGTTGCTCGAGGAGGAACTGGTGCGACGGCTGCGGGTGATCGACGGCCTTGAGCTGGTCCGCCAAATGAGCAGCGCCGTCGCGGCGGCCGGCGGGACAGTGCCGATCAGCGACATCGGTGTGGCGGCCCGCGCCAGCAGCACGTACTTGGCGAAGCGGTTCAAGGCCGTAGTCGGCGTCACGCCAAAACGGCTGGCTCGCAGCTACCGCTTCAGCTCCACCGTGCTGGCGCTCGACGTCGCTGCACCGATCGACTGGGGAAACGTTGCCGCTGGCGCGGGCTACTTCGACCAGGCCCACTTCGTGCGCGAGTTCCGGGAGTTCACCGGGCTCACGCCGACCCGGTACGCCGAAGTCCGGCGGCGATTCCTGCGCGATCATCCCGACCACGTCCTGGCCGGCTGGCCGCTCCCGGCCGATTGA